One segment of Streptomyces sp. NBC_01217 DNA contains the following:
- a CDS encoding glycoside hydrolase domain-containing protein, producing the protein MSSHRLSKRGRYIAWVTAGAAVVAGAGVAAQTSMAATSWPAQKTYTGRAFDTCTAPSLPAMKAWRTGFYGAAAVYVGGRNRGCTQPNLTASWVKSVSSSGWKLIPIYVGAQPPCQKSANPEKFTASTAASLGASNAKDAVAKASALGMKAGTPIYLDMEPYDITNKACNDAVLAYVRSFTKTLRAKTYRSGFYGFSSSSAKAIATATNKTDLPGNLWYAMWDKKNTTTTDWPWGATQFADHSRGHQYMVNSRESRGGYTITVDRNAWDAPVAITG; encoded by the coding sequence ATGTCCAGTCACCGACTGTCCAAAAGAGGCCGATACATTGCCTGGGTAACGGCGGGTGCTGCCGTTGTCGCAGGTGCCGGAGTCGCGGCACAGACGTCGATGGCGGCCACGTCGTGGCCTGCGCAGAAGACTTATACCGGCCGGGCGTTCGACACCTGCACGGCGCCGTCGCTTCCGGCGATGAAAGCCTGGCGCACGGGTTTCTATGGTGCTGCCGCGGTCTACGTTGGTGGTAGGAACCGCGGTTGCACTCAGCCGAACTTGACTGCGTCCTGGGTGAAGTCGGTCAGCTCCAGCGGCTGGAAGCTGATACCGATCTACGTAGGCGCTCAGCCACCCTGCCAGAAGAGTGCGAACCCGGAGAAATTCACCGCCTCGACAGCGGCGTCCCTCGGCGCAAGCAACGCCAAGGACGCAGTCGCCAAGGCATCGGCGCTCGGCATGAAGGCCGGCACCCCGATCTACCTCGACATGGAGCCGTACGACATCACCAACAAGGCGTGCAACGACGCCGTGCTGGCCTACGTGCGCTCCTTCACCAAGACACTGCGGGCAAAGACTTACCGCAGCGGCTTCTACGGCTTCAGCAGCTCCAGCGCTAAAGCCATCGCTACTGCCACGAACAAGACCGACCTGCCGGGGAACCTCTGGTACGCAATGTGGGACAAGAAGAACACGACTACAACGGACTGGCCATGGGGTGCCACACAGTTCGCTGACCACAGCCGCGGCCACCAGTACATGGTCAACAGCAGGGAGTCTCGCGGCGGATACACGATCACCGTCGACCGCAACGCATGGGATGCCCCGGTCGCGATCACCGGCTGA
- the mobF gene encoding MobF family relaxase yields the protein MISKAEVRPGDGWKYYFRSVMVGDGQRPAGKPLRAAQDEAGVPPGVWRGRGLAAVGLKAGDVVTERQAELLLGEGRHPDADRIERERLEAGDDPATARRATVLGRPIEHNRSPKTDKAKERTPWLAIDLTFRAPPTAHVAWALGDYETRLVLELCQDIARDKTLAWLEDSAAEIRWGSGGKHRKPIRDGLIIAVFRHYESRAAESKPLLHDHALVSIRARRPDGKGTWGNLSADSVLAHIVAADTLYTLYFMEEVSARLGWAWEPREVTPGRRPVMEIAGIDQRLIGWQSTRRQQIEDALSVLVADYEERQGHTPGERASYALGCQAADQTRPPKRKALLSLTELRERWRDSAIRAYGADVIDRLAEQARAATAAVWARVRPVVDIALAAVDVVAVVYVMRGAFKRRHLLAEARRHLAYALRGRPHQPGLDEQIVQSVVDDYIRPAGRRMMTADLRALYPRDTEDQAVLRPLTRKRSASPYERARLAAGALTARVHAARRADRLSSRTRPRTVAVPATPTSRLRPFHSDPKTGRVPQQRTDAATVEQTRRTLEAAAKLQEGTRERAVAHGPRPQPAPATAPPPHTQQPGTQRTPGRTAGGVA from the coding sequence GTGATCAGCAAAGCGGAGGTCCGCCCCGGCGACGGGTGGAAGTACTACTTCCGCAGCGTGATGGTCGGCGACGGCCAACGCCCTGCGGGTAAGCCGCTGCGCGCCGCCCAGGACGAAGCTGGTGTCCCGCCCGGGGTCTGGAGGGGCCGGGGCCTGGCGGCGGTCGGTCTCAAGGCCGGGGACGTGGTGACCGAGCGGCAGGCCGAACTGCTCCTGGGGGAGGGCCGGCACCCGGACGCTGACCGGATCGAGCGCGAGCGCCTGGAGGCGGGCGACGACCCGGCGACGGCGCGGCGAGCGACCGTGCTTGGCAGGCCCATCGAGCACAACCGCTCACCCAAGACCGACAAGGCCAAGGAGCGGACGCCCTGGCTGGCCATTGACCTGACGTTCCGGGCCCCGCCGACGGCACACGTCGCGTGGGCGCTGGGTGACTACGAGACCCGCCTGGTGCTGGAGCTGTGCCAGGACATCGCCCGGGACAAGACGCTGGCGTGGCTGGAGGACTCGGCCGCGGAGATCCGCTGGGGGAGCGGCGGCAAGCACCGCAAGCCGATCCGGGACGGGCTGATCATCGCGGTCTTCCGGCACTACGAGTCCAGAGCTGCCGAGTCGAAGCCCCTTCTCCACGATCATGCGCTGGTCTCGATCCGCGCCCGGCGGCCGGACGGCAAGGGAACGTGGGGCAACCTGTCGGCGGACTCGGTGCTGGCCCACATCGTCGCGGCAGACACCCTCTACACCCTCTACTTCATGGAGGAGGTGTCCGCCCGGCTCGGATGGGCGTGGGAGCCCCGCGAGGTGACACCCGGCCGACGACCGGTCATGGAGATCGCGGGCATCGACCAGCGGCTCATCGGCTGGCAGTCGACCCGCCGTCAGCAGATCGAGGACGCGCTGTCCGTCCTGGTGGCCGACTACGAAGAACGGCAGGGTCACACGCCGGGGGAGCGGGCCTCCTACGCGCTGGGCTGCCAGGCCGCCGACCAGACGCGCCCGCCGAAGCGCAAGGCGCTGCTGTCGCTGACCGAGCTGCGCGAGCGATGGCGGGACTCAGCGATCCGGGCCTACGGTGCCGACGTCATCGACCGGCTCGCAGAGCAGGCGCGAGCAGCGACAGCAGCAGTGTGGGCGCGGGTCCGGCCGGTGGTCGACATCGCCCTGGCCGCCGTCGACGTCGTCGCCGTGGTGTACGTGATGCGCGGCGCGTTCAAGCGCCGACACCTGCTCGCCGAAGCCCGCCGCCACCTCGCCTACGCCCTGCGCGGCCGACCCCACCAGCCCGGCCTGGACGAACAGATTGTGCAGAGCGTCGTCGACGACTACATCCGCCCGGCCGGACGCCGGATGATGACCGCCGACCTGCGCGCTCTGTACCCGCGCGACACCGAGGACCAGGCCGTGCTGCGCCCGCTGACCCGCAAACGGTCCGCCTCCCCGTACGAGCGGGCCCGCCTCGCCGCCGGAGCCCTGACCGCCCGGGTCCACGCAGCGCGGCGCGCGGACCGCCTGAGCTCCCGCACCCGGCCGCGCACCGTCGCCGTGCCCGCCACCCCGACGTCCCGCCTGCGGCCGTTCCACTCGGACCCGAAGACCGGCCGCGTTCCGCAGCAGAGGACCGACGCCGCCACGGTGGAGCAGACCCGCCGGACACTCGAGGCCGCC
- a CDS encoding ATP-dependent DNA ligase: MVGGRLSFEALQRRASSGGRTAHQLAEAMPAHFIAFDVLQIDAQELLTEPYEHRRAVLEGLFTDHGLTAPWTLCPTTTDPAIAKELMTSWTDVSGVEGLVIKGLGQRSRPGVRGWFKILYPGDDPAERIPASREPSTLTASSYGTHTLVHR; the protein is encoded by the coding sequence GTGGTCGGGGGCAGGCTGTCGTTCGAGGCGCTCCAGCGCCGGGCCTCCTCCGGCGGCCGGACCGCTCACCAGCTGGCGGAGGCGATGCCCGCGCACTTCATCGCCTTCGACGTCCTGCAGATCGACGCCCAGGAGCTGCTCACTGAGCCGTACGAGCACCGCCGGGCAGTCCTTGAAGGCCTGTTCACCGACCACGGTCTGACAGCGCCGTGGACGCTGTGCCCCACGACGACCGACCCGGCCATCGCCAAGGAGTTGATGACCTCCTGGACCGATGTCTCTGGCGTGGAGGGTCTGGTCATCAAAGGGCTCGGACAGCGATCCAGGCCGGGCGTCCGCGGCTGGTTCAAGATCCTCTACCCCGGCGACGACCCGGCGGAGCGCATCCCCGCATCCCGCGAGCCGTCCACACTCACGGCGTCTTCTTACGGCACCCACACCCTTGTGCATAGGTAG
- a CDS encoding ParA family protein, which yields MARITALINRKGGVGKSTITVNTAAITAHVLGQAPEGDPHYVAAVSADPQGSTTWWSERVGEHLPFSFQQINSRDDLELFSDLKKSRKVRHAFIDTPGWMDLPEDEKEEAGDPFGKSTAADAMRAVLSNADDIIIPVEPEPLGFMPTRDTIEEVVKPLGIPYLVVINNWDPRDGEADLEQTKDFVRAQGWKLANTVIRHYKVHTRAALEGTVVTQYKKNRVAMEAREDFYQLALELGAGKKDRR from the coding sequence ATGGCACGGATCACCGCGCTCATCAACCGCAAAGGTGGAGTCGGCAAGTCGACTATCACCGTGAACACAGCGGCCATCACCGCCCACGTGCTGGGCCAAGCCCCCGAAGGCGACCCCCACTACGTCGCCGCTGTCTCCGCCGACCCACAGGGCTCCACCACTTGGTGGTCAGAACGAGTCGGTGAGCATCTGCCCTTCTCCTTCCAGCAGATCAACTCCAGGGACGATCTCGAACTGTTCTCTGACCTGAAGAAGTCCCGCAAGGTCAGGCACGCCTTCATCGACACCCCCGGCTGGATGGACCTACCCGAGGACGAGAAGGAGGAAGCCGGCGACCCCTTTGGTAAGAGCACCGCCGCTGACGCCATGCGGGCCGTCCTCTCCAACGCCGACGACATCATCATCCCGGTCGAGCCCGAACCCCTCGGCTTCATGCCTACTCGCGACACCATCGAAGAGGTCGTCAAGCCGCTCGGCATCCCCTACCTGGTCGTCATCAACAACTGGGACCCTCGCGACGGCGAGGCCGATCTCGAACAGACCAAGGACTTCGTCCGGGCCCAGGGTTGGAAACTGGCGAACACGGTAATCCGGCACTACAAGGTCCACACCCGAGCAGCCCTCGAGGGCACCGTCGTCACTCAGTACAAGAAGAACCGTGTAGCAATGGAAGCTCGCGAGGACTTCTACCAGCTCGCCCTAGAGCTTGGCGCAGGCAAGAAGGACCGTCGCTGA
- a CDS encoding DUF6207 family protein: MRIDEQHITEPGLVVLDVAAADEDTIRAVMDSLQQRWATSGITPVWRAPGEAGVRAGVYADIRHRATTE; this comes from the coding sequence ATGCGTATCGATGAGCAGCACATCACCGAGCCGGGCCTCGTGGTCCTGGACGTCGCCGCCGCCGACGAGGACACCATCCGTGCGGTGATGGACAGCCTGCAGCAGCGGTGGGCCACTTCCGGAATCACTCCGGTGTGGCGTGCCCCAGGAGAGGCGGGCGTGAGGGCGGGGGTGTACGCGGACATCCGACACCGTGCCACCACGGAGTAA
- a CDS encoding pentapeptide repeat-containing protein: MQKSAQRVRPISWWWALLAVALVASAVAVSMVVMLAQTDGLHGAQRATVRIDAIKTALTIGAGTGGAAALLLALRRQWLSEHTHVRQEAADEIAEFDARERRITELYTAAAGQLASDSAPVRLAGLYALERLAQDHADHRQTIVNVICAYLRMPFSPTRPHAEDAAETWEQERVVRVTAQGILTSHLFVGGSRGDDPSWPLNPSPQEPKFWAGMELDLSGATLLDFEFTGRRVEMATFDEARFVGTANFAHAEFTAHASFDKARFEQGHGHFLSAWFGLCVIFIGTDFGSEQAIFKGATFTGMVFFREAVLSGGVSFEAARGLADFNPGWGSVRQWPDSWTERPLEADERMPLLAPRFSRWPESNLPSGSSTWTLIVPDSEGAPG; this comes from the coding sequence ATGCAGAAGTCCGCTCAGCGTGTGCGGCCGATCTCATGGTGGTGGGCCCTGCTGGCTGTTGCACTTGTTGCATCCGCAGTGGCCGTGTCGATGGTGGTGATGCTGGCCCAGACCGACGGGCTGCATGGCGCGCAGCGGGCTACGGTCCGCATCGACGCGATCAAGACGGCGCTCACCATCGGCGCCGGCACCGGCGGTGCCGCCGCTCTGCTGCTGGCGCTGCGCCGTCAGTGGTTGAGCGAGCATACTCACGTGAGGCAGGAAGCTGCGGATGAGATCGCGGAGTTCGATGCGAGGGAGCGTCGCATCACCGAGTTGTACACCGCCGCGGCCGGGCAGCTGGCCAGCGACAGTGCTCCCGTACGACTCGCGGGTCTGTACGCGCTCGAGCGTCTTGCTCAGGACCATGCTGACCACCGGCAGACCATCGTCAACGTGATCTGCGCCTACTTGCGGATGCCGTTCTCGCCGACACGGCCTCACGCTGAAGATGCGGCTGAGACGTGGGAGCAGGAGCGCGTCGTGCGGGTCACGGCCCAAGGCATTCTCACCAGTCATCTCTTCGTCGGCGGAAGCCGCGGGGACGACCCGTCCTGGCCCTTGAATCCGTCCCCCCAGGAGCCGAAATTCTGGGCCGGCATGGAACTCGACCTTTCGGGGGCCACCCTCCTTGACTTCGAGTTCACGGGCCGACGCGTGGAGATGGCTACCTTCGACGAGGCACGGTTCGTCGGTACAGCGAATTTTGCCCATGCGGAGTTCACCGCCCACGCGAGCTTCGACAAGGCGCGCTTCGAGCAGGGCCACGGGCACTTCCTCAGCGCTTGGTTCGGCCTGTGTGTCATCTTCATTGGTACGGACTTCGGAAGCGAGCAGGCCATCTTCAAGGGGGCCACGTTCACCGGCATGGTGTTTTTCCGCGAAGCGGTCCTGTCCGGCGGTGTCTCTTTCGAGGCTGCCCGTGGGCTTGCCGACTTCAACCCGGGCTGGGGTTCGGTTCGGCAATGGCCCGACAGCTGGACGGAACGTCCGTTGGAAGCCGACGAGCGGATGCCGCTGCTGGCGCCAAGGTTCAGCCGATGGCCCGAGAGCAATCTGCCGTCAGGCTCATCGACATGGACTTTGATCGTTCCGGACAGTGAGGGGGCCCCCGGCTAA
- a CDS encoding ParB/RepB/Spo0J family partition protein, with the protein MAAKKPWAELLDGPGKTAKKSTGTTEQPANFETPPTTVYMHTVIGNPGNPRTELDYTDEDAEFRELKESMRSVGQLQPAVAMSSEAFRRAKPEHADAVGDADWVVILGNRRFHAAKQLGWTKFEIRVRDRLGNADDDKVDEAVIIENIHRKNIPPYKEAQFLQRMVDRHGSQEKVAERIGKSQMYVSNRLTLLNLAPELRDVLDTKQIKVKTAEQIAKIKDPEEQKARAAAEIQKAAQPKERKPRRPKTGPAPGLVQNPVLNQGPSETPQKATATTFSSENQGLLTQSVVPEPRPDTDQPQPTAGGTSPLPVAWDNGASLMDLAFTRLDDRQRSLFIQRYFQRSQGVEQVAADMRGQLRPEDCSALAAILQQVSILMTKYE; encoded by the coding sequence ATGGCCGCTAAGAAGCCCTGGGCCGAACTCCTTGACGGGCCCGGCAAGACCGCGAAGAAGAGCACGGGCACCACCGAACAGCCCGCCAACTTCGAAACGCCGCCGACCACCGTGTACATGCACACGGTCATCGGCAATCCCGGAAACCCGCGCACCGAGCTCGACTACACCGATGAGGACGCGGAGTTCCGCGAGCTGAAGGAGTCCATGCGATCAGTGGGCCAGTTGCAGCCCGCAGTCGCCATGTCGAGCGAGGCTTTTCGGCGTGCCAAGCCTGAACACGCCGATGCTGTGGGCGACGCTGACTGGGTCGTCATCCTCGGCAACAGGCGTTTCCACGCGGCCAAGCAGCTCGGCTGGACCAAGTTCGAGATCCGCGTCCGAGACCGCCTCGGCAACGCAGATGACGACAAGGTCGATGAAGCCGTCATCATCGAGAACATCCACCGCAAGAACATTCCGCCTTACAAGGAGGCACAGTTCCTGCAACGGATGGTGGATCGCCACGGGTCTCAGGAGAAGGTAGCCGAGCGCATTGGCAAGTCCCAGATGTATGTCTCCAATCGCCTGACGCTGCTCAACCTGGCGCCGGAACTGAGAGACGTCCTCGACACCAAGCAGATCAAGGTGAAGACAGCCGAGCAGATCGCCAAGATCAAGGACCCAGAGGAGCAAAAGGCCAGAGCGGCAGCGGAGATCCAGAAGGCTGCCCAGCCGAAGGAACGGAAGCCGCGGAGACCGAAGACAGGTCCAGCCCCTGGCCTGGTTCAAAACCCGGTTTTGAACCAGGGGCCGTCCGAGACACCCCAGAAGGCGACCGCAACCACGTTCTCCAGTGAGAACCAAGGGCTGCTGACTCAGAGCGTCGTGCCCGAGCCACGTCCCGATACCGATCAGCCACAACCTACAGCCGGAGGGACGTCACCTCTTCCGGTGGCATGGGACAACGGAGCCAGCCTCATGGACCTGGCTTTCACGCGGCTGGATGACCGTCAGAGAAGCCTCTTCATCCAGCGCTACTTCCAGCGGAGCCAAGGCGTGGAACAGGTAGCTGCGGACATGAGGGGCCAGCTCCGCCCTGAGGACTGTTCGGCCCTGGCCGCGATCCTGCAGCAAGTCTCCATCCTCATGACAAAGTACGAGTAG